atcctcccaaccaaatatTGTTGGTGGAAATTAAAcctaaaatcttttttattctttcactttttattaTCCCAACATTTTTCATGCTCTCCCTTTTTTATCATCCCAAGTCCCAACCAAATAGAGTGATGTGATACTAGAAATGCATGTAGATTTATGATATTTAATCTTAAtcataaaattattcaatttcaaatgaagagaatcttttttttttttttttttgcttaaatgaaaaaaatggggtCTTCGATGTGAGCTCATTGACCCAACACCAAGTAACAACAATGATAATACCACATATACTACACGGGTTTTGTTGAGACTATCACTTAAATCGCTTTTCTTTGGATGTTGTGACAAAAATTCCTACCATCAAACTACAATATGTGTGGTGAGTAGGGGTGTCTAGGCAAACCGGCGACCCGCCCAACCCGTCCGACCCACCGCCACCCAGTCCGACGACTCCGGCGGTTAGACGCGGTTTCCGACTTTGCTAACCCGACACCTTGCGGGTCGATTATCAGTTTTTCAGTTCAAAACCCGTGAAACTCGACCCGAACCAAAGTCCATTCAATATCCGGCCATTTTTCTAGATTCCggttatttttttccaaatttcgGCCACTTTTTCCAGATTTCAGCCCCTTTTTCACTTAAATCCGTCGATTTCTGGCACAATAAACATTGGATTTGGCTGAACCAGTGATTTCTCATCACAATTTGGCAGAAATCTCGCCGGATCTGACGAGATCTCATCGGATCTTGGATGGATCTGGCAAGATCTCGCCGAATCTGGCTAGATCTCACCGCGTTTCGAAGGATTCGGTGAGATCGGTTTCACCCGAAACCGACCACCAGCCGCTGGCAATCCGAATCGACGAATCCGTTACTGTTACAGGTCGGTTGTGGGTTGAAAAACCACCCACCCGAACTATTACAAGTCAGTTGCGGGTTGGGCAAAAATCCGACCTACCTGACCCATGGATAGCCCTAGTGGTGAGAATCTTATATGATAGAAACAAACGTTACTGATAATTACCATCAAGATAATCCATTTATATTTGCAGTATTTATAAACGTTAACACACTCATGCTATAAACGTTAACACACTCAGATAAATTACCATCAAGATATAGGTGCAGATCCATTTATAATTACCATCAAGATAATCCATTTACTGATAATTACCATCAAGATAATCCATGGATATAGATGCATGAGTGTGTTAATCAAAGGGTGGCACTATTTTTGTCCCCTTTTTCAATGTCGACATGATAAATTGAAACTTATCTGAACTGTCTTCTCCAGTGTGGCCCTCTGGAACTTTTGGAGGAAAAGAGTGGTTCATAGACAATTACTTTAACGTCGGCAGTGTGGTCCTGTGGAAAGCAAATCAATCAGTCGATCAGTACCAAAATATCGCATGCAAATATTCCTTAAATAAGACAAGCAGTCCATATTGACTAGAATTAATTGATCAACGAATAgtcaagaaaaatcaaaagcgacaacaacaaaaaaaaaacccaacaccGCACGTATAGAGACTTGAATCTCATCTATTTAACCAAAGCCATCACAagctctcacacacacacacaaagcaaaaatgaagtcctacatgtTTATTCTCTTGAGTTTGGCTTTCTTGCTAGGAAGTACCTGGGCAGAACAATGTGGAAGACAAGCTAATGGTGCTGTTTGTCCAAATGGGCTATGTTGTAGCCAACATGGATGGTGTGGCACCATAACCGAGTACTGCGGAAATGGTTGCCAGAGCCAATGTAAGCCTGCAGCAACTACACCTTCCAAACCAACCCCAACCcctagtggtggtggtggtgatgttgGCAGCCTCATCAGCCTCTCTCTGTTCAATGAACTGCTTAAACATCGCAACGATAACCGCTGCCCCAGTCACGGGTTCTATACCTACGACGCTTTCATCACTGCTGCTCGATCTTTTGGTGGGTTTGGCACCACTGGTGATGTTAATACTCGTAAAAGGGAGCTTGCTGCTTTCTTGGCTCAAACTTCTCATGAGACTACAGGTATAATTAGTTTGACTAATATTTAAGTCTGAAATGTTACCAATAAGTCACAAGAATTAGttttcagaaagaaaaaaaaataacaattattgTTGAAGATAAGTGTCTATTTGGtaatgcactttttcaaaatacGTACAGCTTTTTTAATAACTTCATTTTTTGTTAGGAACAATTTTTTCACACATTGAATTTTCTAATATAGTACTATAGGGTTTTAATTTGCTTCACACCCTTAAATTATTGTTCAGcctaaacattaaaaattctcaaaaaaaataaattggctGCATTGTCTGGATCACATGTGATCCGTGTTACTTTCTCATTCAGAGTATGAGTCATTATCTCTTGACATTAATTATTGTTGACTTAGTTGTTAATGTAGTGGATTATATTTGTTAACTCATACAATATGGTAATATGGTTATTTTGTGTAGGAGGTGGAGGGTGGGCAAGTGCACCAGATGGTCCATATGCATGGGGATATTGCAATGTAAGGGAGGGCACAAAGGAAACTCATTGTAATAACAAAGCGCCATGCCCTCCTGGCAAACAATATTATGGAAGAGGACCCATCCAACTTACTAAGTACGTCTCTATTGCTTGTCACTTGTGAATTTCTTAAAGCTCAACCAAAATAAAACATAGAAATACTACAAGATCTGCATCTATATCCATGGACCATGGTTGCAACTAGTTAACACACTCATGCTAGATGACTACACATTGCACAACTTGTTTTACATGAATATTGTGTCTCAAAGTTGCAAATATGTGATGGGATTGTTGTCGATGTTAGGCAAATGTACGTGCATATATGGAAGATTAGAACAATTACTTGGTTTTATCAAAAGGTCTCCGTTTAAATGGAAGATTTAGAGAGCTTAGAATCTTACTCCTCCATTAATAGAACATTATTGGAATATTTAGAGTGTCAATGCTAATTTCAAATGAACTAACTTTCTACTCGGGTTCCATGAAAAATgtgtctcaagttacaattctATGATGGAATTTGTAAGTGTTTATTTTGAAGATTCAAACATATATGAGATCGTCTTCATTGGCTTTATCACAAGGTCTCCATAGTAAATGCAAGATTTAGGGCTTACACGTCCTCTATTACTAGATAGAACATTATTGGAATATTCGTTTGCCTAACATTAgttcaaaatcttttttatatCATCTCACGCACATGCTTCAGACAAATTATACGGAATTGAATTGGTCATGAGATTGTCAAAATTCAAGGGAACCCACTTTCTGTAGTACTAGTCAGATTGAATTCtgcaatcaaactttaatgatATTATCCTCACATCACATGTGAGATTTGACTACAGTCTATAATAAAACTTTAATGATGTTTcacaatttcaaactttttttttttggagaaataattttaatatgtcttttattattatatcaagatatcaatttattttttgtgtaatAAAAAATCGATCGAACTCATAACTCTTTTTCAACGACAAGAAATTTTTCCAGTTGAATTAACTAAAACCCACTTCACAATTTCAAACTTGAATAATTGCAATAtcacttttatttaatttcattattaacATCACATTTAATATGGACTatgtcaacaattttttttttttttaaattgtgttcATACATGTGCCTGTCAACACAATAGTTTGGAGCATGTATTAAATCTAACTTTCTATACTTTGACACTGACATTGATTATTGATCTTTTTTAACTTCTTCAGCAATTACAACTATGATTTAGCTGGTAAAGCCATCAAGGTGGACCTAATAAACAATCCAGATCTTGTAGCCACAGACCGAGTGATTTCATTCAAGACAGCCATATGGTTCTGGATGACCCCACAGGATAACAAGCCATCAAGCCACAATGTCATCATAGGCCAATGGACGCCATCCCCTGCAGATACGTCAGCTGGTCGAGTCCCAGGCTATGGTGTCATCACTAATATAATCAATGGTGGTCTCGAATGTGGGATTGGTCCTAATGATAAGGTGGCTGATAGGATAGGGTTCTATAAGAGGTACTGTAACATTTTGGGACTGGGCTATGGAAACAATTTGGATTGCTATAATCAAAAGCACTTCGGTTAAATTGCTTAGCTCAAGACTCATGACTCATGAGTATTGTAGTAATACTACTACTGCTCAGTACTAAATATCCAGCAGGAGAAAATAATGAGCAATAATCTTATGTATCTGGAAAATCTCTTTCCCTAGTAGAAAAACTTCTATTATGTTACAAGCAGTAAAGTGAGTTTGGTTAATAATTTTGATGCCTACATTTGCATAtgcatgcaatttttttttcttgaatactACATTAAGATACCATCAATTATTTTGATGTGAGGAATGAGGGCTTTAGTTCTCTAGTTGCCATTGGTTGTAGAAATTGACATATCATGGATAGGGGTTTCCTTGAAAAAGAGACAAAAGGTcatgaaaataattatatttttcatgaattaaTCGCAGTAGCAACATTTTTAGTGTCAAAGCCAGAACATTGccctaacatttttttttttttttttttttttgtaatggtTATACAAgaagcattaaaaaaaagttatttaggTAATCTTTGtgcctaaaaaaagaaataatctTTGGAGCCTGGGAGTTAAGCAATAAGCTTCAgtatatttttcatatgaaataGTGGCTATGGCAATCATTGGTTTGTTAAAGCATCTAAATTTCCTTTAAAATACTTCTTATAACTAAATTGGCACTACTTGAGTGGTTTGGAAAAACTTGTAACCAGGATACAATGGGACAATGTACTCCgaaaaataaatgtgaataacccAATTTATTTGTCGATGAGTAAAGCTTAAGAATAGGTCAAAACGAGGAATGTCATGAGATTAGTATTGTGAGATGCTTAACACATTTCCTATCTTTAATCAAACTTTTGAATTTATCTTTCAAGTTCTAAACATAATTTTGGAGCCTTACTTAAATTACAAAACCCTCAAACATTcctttaatttaaatttgatgATCGATCAAATCAATTAAACAATCTCGCTTGACtgagattttgaatttggttcaaCTGAGTTTTGACTTCGCTTGAATGAATTGGCTTGATAAGCACTTCTTTTCCAACTTCAACTATGGTTTTTATAACCCAAAATTACAATACAAGTATAATCCAAAATACATAGAAATTCATCATAAAATTAAGCAACACTTGAAATCCTGACAATTTTTCTCTAGATTGTGCATTACTTTCCCATTTCCCAATTCAACACGAAGACCACTATTAGACGTTTGTATTAACTTCACAACATATTCATAACCTCATTCAATGTCATTAGAAAAGCCCTCCAATCCTTGGACTCCATTTTTGTAATTAGATATGAAGGGAAGAAtaatttaattcttatttttgtaattagatATTAAGTCCtcgcttaaaaaaaaaaaaaaaaaaaaaaagggggaagtTGTTCTAAATATTAAACCATCACCCAccataattattataaaaaataaaaataaaaattgttgtaGAAAGTTTAGGCACACattattgttttctaaaaaaagaaatagagaaaaagaaatactactAGTTCGGTTCTCTCTCTCAGCCttttatttctcatttctctAGAACCCTCCACAAAACCCTTAAAACCCTACCTCCCCAAAGGTACAACTCCGACCAGCAAGCACTACAGCCACCAGCAATGGCGTTGTTGTACTCTCTCCGCCTCCGTCGAACCCTAACTTCTCTCTCCACTCTCCACCGCTCTCTCCCCTCAATCTCCACTTCCACTTCCACCTCCACTCCTCTCCTCCACGGCCCCACTTCCTCCACCGCCACCTCCTCCTTCTCCAATCTCCTCGCGAAATCCCAGCCGTTCAGATCATCGACCATCGCGCTCTACTCGTCTCGCTCGACCTACAATCCAAACAGCAACGAAGAGATCGGACCCGATACGATACTCTTCGAAGGCTGCGATTACAACCACTGGCTAATCGTCATGGATTTCGGCAAGGAGAATAGGCTCTCGCCTGAGGAAATGGTCCGTGCCTACGAGGAGACCTGTGCTAAAGGCCTCAATatcaggtctctctctctttctctctctctaaacgaCTTGTAGTTTTGCCCTCTCTGAACTTCGCTGTTTTTGTATGCTTTGCTTATTGCTTATTgcatttttgttgaaaacttatTTGCTTATTCGCTGaaaaactttgttaaattaaagTACCCATTTGGCGTTGCTGTAGGGATTAAGAGTAAaatttagggtgtgtttgtataAGTTGTTAGAAAACTGTGTGTTTTGAGGTTAAAATGAgcctttatttaaaaaaagctACGAGGAGTTGTGGTTTCAAAAAcagagttttgggtttttaaaaacgcgCTTTTAATCTCCCAAAACGCctaaccaaatggacccttatTAGAAGGATCGCGCAAATGCAAGTGCCCACAAAAGATTTATAAAAGGACACTCATAAGGTCCCAAAAGTTTTTTAGCGTTTTGAGCTTTTGGCAAATTATAGTGAATTTTGCTTTAAAGTTTCTATCTTTATCAGGCATGAACGGTAAATTGTAGAGCTTTCTCCTAAAAAGCTCCAAATTACAACACCCTTTGAACCTCCTTGTATTTTGTGTGGTTATAGATGCTTGTTTTAGGCAAATGATCAATTATTATGAATGTGAAAGAAAAATACGTTATTCTTTAGTTTAGAATGTGGATTTGTTTAAGTTTGTTATGTTGGGGGATTTCTTTGGTAATGCGTAC
This genomic stretch from Castanea sativa cultivar Marrone di Chiusa Pesio chromosome 1, ASM4071231v1 harbors:
- the LOC142618464 gene encoding endochitinase-like translates to MKSYMFILLSLAFLLGSTWAEQCGRQANGAVCPNGLCCSQHGWCGTITEYCGNGCQSQCKPAATTPSKPTPTPSGGGGDVGSLISLSLFNELLKHRNDNRCPSHGFYTYDAFITAARSFGGFGTTGDVNTRKRELAAFLAQTSHETTGGGGWASAPDGPYAWGYCNVREGTKETHCNNKAPCPPGKQYYGRGPIQLTNNYNYDLAGKAIKVDLINNPDLVATDRVISFKTAIWFWMTPQDNKPSSHNVIIGQWTPSPADTSAGRVPGYGVITNIINGGLECGIGPNDKVADRIGFYKRYCNILGLGYGNNLDCYNQKHFG